In the Nicotiana tabacum cultivar K326 chromosome 16, ASM71507v2, whole genome shotgun sequence genome, one interval contains:
- the LOC142170338 gene encoding uncharacterized protein LOC142170338, whose translation MPTGKLAKWQIFLSEFDIVYVMQKAIKGQALADHLGENTLEEEYEPFTTYFLDEEVLFAGEDIAKPYPRIRMAVNMNIKVLLVIGDSDLLIHQVQGEWTTKNVKILSYLNCVNEFCKKFTKIEFKRVSRIQNEFVNALATLSSMIQHPDKNYIDPIKIEVQDQHVYYFHVDEKPDDKSW comes from the exons ATGCCTACAGGAAAGTTGGCCAAATGGCAGATTTTTCTTAGTGAATTTGATATTGTGTACGTGATGCAGAAAgctatcaaaggacaagcattggccgatcatctTGGAGAGAATACATTGGAAGAGGAATACGAGCCATTTACTACATACTTCCTAGATGAAGAAGTGTTGTTTGCAGGGGAGGACATTGCAAAACCATACCCAag AATTAGGATGGCAGTTAACATGAACATCAAGGTACTTTTGGTCATAGGAGATTCTGATTTGTTGATACATCAAGTTCAGGGTGAATGGACCACCAAGAATGTCAAGATCCTTTCATATTTAAACTGCGTAAATGAGTTTTGTAAGAAGTTCACAAAGATTGAGTTCAAACGTGTTTCTAGgatccagaatgagtttgtcaaTGCCCTTGcaaccttgtcatctatgatccAGCACCCAGACAAAAATTACATCGACCCCATCAAGATAGAGGTTCAAGATCAGCATGTGTATTATTTCCATGTAGATGAAAAGCCAGATGATAAGTCGTGGTGA